In Brienomyrus brachyistius isolate T26 chromosome 14, BBRACH_0.4, whole genome shotgun sequence, the following proteins share a genomic window:
- the orc3 gene encoding origin recognition complex subunit 3, whose translation MTTSSVSKGCFVFKPTSKKRKTCASAEDYFIDGSENPENSRLRFQLFQSQWQDMKEEVQIVQDDLNKKVLDSLLEFIRKSVASFQSRADGWESRMRASEIPTAALVLGVNVPDHDVTFQSLSDLLRESVSPFVASVQAKECGALQHLMQKVMQRLMGGSVALDEDDTEEESGYQISELPRKGVYCTLSILCDWYQNVNKKSCIKSPGKKRSSSGPDFPKKPPLVVIFKDLEAFSPQVLQDFIVICSQYIQQLPLVFVFGIATSPSTIQRMLPHSVSSLLCIELFQSLSCTQHLATVIDKLVLTSKFPFKISGKVLKVLVGIFLYHDFSVCNFIRGLQLALFEHFFGQPLSALCCEEEEALAQLLQLSHEDVEKILQLPSVMRYVEKQEPQEQVKLLTSDDHVKEVTKNLLKDLCSYHRNFYPILRCLHLLTSSLPKFPLGRQIRELHVLCLENNVWENEEYESAMQLLRMLAKDELVAVLQKCLEVLQPGMTKTVKEVAHQLKDIIAKLKTLDQLSDETISCESEQESSSGKSLQKTDLFHLQKTLMEMRETRRNKSKTPYEVLRNHTVDYLDSLVKMHLLPPESQPLYEIFYYSSSATVRRHLNATPRTSIQTALCHPYYYLQNEALKSEGGTISRAAPDICIIYKLHLECGRLINLYDWLQAYCTVATAADGQDPDSAEGQVDEMKHARFIRAVSELEFLGFIKSTKQKTDHVARLTWGGCQA comes from the exons AGGACTACTTTATAGATGGAAGTGAAAATCCAGAGAACAGCAGACTGCGGTTTCAGCTTTTCCAGTCACAGTGGCAGGACATGAAGGAGGAAGTGCAG atcGTGCAGGATGATTTAAACAAAAAGGTCCTGGACAGTCTACTTGAGTTCATCAGAAAGTCTGTGGCCAGCTTTCAGTCCAGAGCTGATGGTTGGGAATCGCGCATGCGGGCCAGTGAAATCCCCACAGCCGCACTGGTTCTGG GTGTAAATGTGCCAGACCATGACGTGACGTTTCAGAGCCTGTCTGATTTGCTGAGGGAGTCCGTGTCACCGTTTGTGGCTTCCGTTCAGGCTAAGGAGTGTGGAG CACTACAACATCTGATGCAGAAAGTCATGCAGAGGCTGATGGGGGGCAGCGTGGCCCTCGATGAGGATGACACAGAAGAGGAGTCTGGGTATCAGATCAGTGAACTTCCACGGAAGGGGGTCTACTGCACTCTCAGCATTCTTTGTGACTGGTACCAGAACGTGAACAAG AAATCCTGTATCAAGTCTCCTGGGAAGAAGCGCAGCAGCTCAGGGCCTGATTTCCCAAAGAAACCCCCTCTAGTAGTGATCTTCAAAGACCTGGAGGCATTTAGCCCCCAAGTGCTGCAGGATTTCATTGTCATATGCAG TCAGTACATTCAGCAGCTCCCTCTAGTGTTTGTCTTCGGTATCGCCACATCCCCCAGCACCATTCAGCGAATGCTGCCCCACTCTGTGAGCTCCCTGTTGTGTATTGAGCTCTTTCAGTCTCTGTCCTGCACCCAGCATCTGGCCACAGTCATTGACAAG TTGGTGCTGACTTCCAAGTTTCCTTTCAAGATCAGTGGGAAGGTGCTAAAGGTTCTGGTGGGAATCTTTCTCTACCATGACTTTTCTGTGTGCAACTTTATCCGAGGTCTGCAG CTTGCCCTATTTGAGCACTTCTTTGGCCAGCCTTTGAGCGCGCTTTGCTGTGAGGAGGAGGAAGCCCTCGCCCAGCTGCTGCAGCTCAGCCACGAGGACGTGGAGAAGATCCTACAGCTGCCTTCCGTCATGAG ATATGTGGAGAAGCAGGAGCCTCAAGAACAAGTAAAGCTGCTAACCAGTGATGACCATGTAAAG GAGGTGACCAAGAACTTATTAAAGGATCTCTGCAGCTACCACAGGAACTTCTACCCCATTCTGAGATGTCTTCACCTCCTCACCTCCTCTCTTCCCAAGTTCCCTCTAGGAAGGCAG ATCCGAGAGCTACACGTTTTGTGTCTTGAAAATAACGTGTGGGAGAATGAGGAGTATGAATCTGCAATGCAGCTCCTCAG GATGCTTGCAAAAGATGAGCTGGTTGCTGTTCTGCAGAAGTGTCTTGAGGTTCTACAACCTGGGATGACAAAGACAGTAAAAGAAGTGGCGCACCAACTGAAAGACATCATCGCCAAGTTAAAAACGCTTGACC AGCTCAGTGATGAAACcatttcctgcgagagtgagcAGGAATCTTCCTCAGGAAAAAGTCTCCAGAAGACAGACTTGTTCCACCTTCAGAAG ACTCTGATGGAGATGAGAGAGACTCGCAGGAACAAGTCGAAAACACCATATGAGGTTCTCAGGAACCACACAGTGGACTATCTGGATAGTCTGGTCAA AATGCACCTCCTGCCTCCAGAATCTCAGCCGCTGTACGAGATATTCTACTATAGCTCTTCTGCCACCGTGCGCCGACACCTCAACGCCACGCCTCGAACCTCCATTCAGACTGCACTCTGTCACCCCTACTACTACCTGCAG AATGAAGCTCTGAAGAGTGAAGGAGGTACCATCTCCAGGGCGGCACCTGACATCTGCATCATCTACAAGCTGCATCTGGAATGTGGCAGGCTTATAAACTTGTACGACTGGCTGCAG GCTTACTGTACTGTTGCTACCGCTGCTGATGGCCAGGATCCAGACTCAGCAGAAGGACAAGTTGATGAAATGAAACA TGCTCGTTTCATTCGAGCTGTGTCAGAACTGGAGTTCCTGGGCTTCATAAAATCCACGAAGCAGAAGACTGATCATGTGGCACGGTTAACCTGGGGGGGCTGCCAAGCCTGA